Below is a window of Methanobrevibacter sp. DNA.
AAAAGAAAAAATCAGTTAACTGTTATGCAATCATTCGGACATATTGCCACACATACCCTGCATCTTCTGCAAACCTGAGCATCACGGACTGATGACACCTCATCGACAATGATGAAAACATTGTTCGGACATGCAATTGAGCATTTCTCACACCCATCACAGTCATCAGTGTTAATGTCAATGTGTGAGTCCTCAACTTCTTCTGTTTTATTTTCCTTGTTTCTTTTAAAAAATGAACCTAAACCCATATTAATCCCCCTCATTCAACTTCTCTTCCAGTTCCTGAATTCTTTCCTCATATTTCTTTAATGAAGTTTTCAACTCTTTAATTTCAGTTTCAGGATCTGCATCCTCATCCGATTCATCATCCCTTGCTTCAGCTATAACCAGTCTGAAGAGAATTATTCCAATTACAGCCGCAAATGCCATAGGTGCATATAACACATAAACGATTTTGGAACCTGCTGTACCGAAATTCATTAAAAAGATTATCAGCATTTCCACACCAACAAACAGGAACATTAGAATAGCTGCCTGGTGGGTTCTTAAAAATCTTTTTCCATTCCAAAGATATATTGCACTTGCCAGAAATCCGCAGATGTATGTTGAAATGGCACATGGAACTGCAGTCTTACCGCCTACAAATAATCTGGCAGTACCTGCAACAATTGCTGTAGGAATTCCGACAATAGGACCTCCAAACATTCCTGCAATCATGATGGTCATGGTTCTCACGTTAGCTGAGAAATTTCCGTAATTAATTATGGCCACTGTTGAAAAGACTCCCAGTATTATGAAAATTACCATACATATAATCTGATCCCTGCGGGAATAATCCCTTAATATAAGAGCTCTCATCCATTTCAATTTGGTTGTCAGTATCATGATTATCAAAACAATAGCTAAAATCATGAACATGTCAATGAAAGGCTCTAAAAGAAGGAAATCATTAGCAATTGAATTAAAGTAAGATATGCATAGACTCAGCAAACCCATTATCAAAAGATATGCTATTTCATACAGTGCACTGTCTCCCAATGCCCTCAACTTAGGCAATCTTGAAGATATGAACCCAAATATAATTAAAACAGAAGCTATAGTAGCATAACCTTCTAAATCAGAAAATGTGAATTTTAAATTGCCGTTAAAAGAATATGTAAATAAAGCTATCCATAATATTACATTCAATATCAGCAATATCACAAATATGGCTTTAATCTTATTATCCAGCTTGTTAATTCTATTCATAAAGTTCCTCAAAACACCAGTTAATCAATTATTATTTTATCAAATCAACTATTTAAAAAATATTATTTTGAATGATTCTTTAACAAGAATTGAAAGTTTTAGAAAAAAAAACTAATTGGTAAAATAAATTAAAATAAAAAAAAGTAAATCCCTTAAGGGATTATAAGTTTTGGCTGTAAAACTCAGCAATCTTATCGAATGGGATTACATCTGTTTTATAGTATAAATCAGTGTGGACAGCATCAGGTATAATCATAAGTTCCTTGTTGTCCCCTGTTAATTTTGCAAATTCATCCTCTGAGAAATATCTGGAGTGAGCCTTTTCACCATGAATCATCAAGATTGGAGTTCTTATCTCATCTGAATATGCAATAATAGGCTGTGAGATGAATGACATGCATCCAGTGACATTCCATCCGTCATTGGAACCCGGTGATCTTGGGTGATAACCCAGTTCCTTGATGTAGAAGTTATGGTAGTCAACTACAAACTGTGGCAAATCATCAGTTAGCTCTTTGATAACTCCACCGGCTCTTGCGTATTCACCGTTTTTATAGTCTTCAGTTCTCTGATTGTTGAGAGCTACTTTCATCTCATATCTTGCATCTGCATTATCATCAGCATCATAGTATCCTTTAGCGTTGATACGTGTCATGTTG
It encodes the following:
- a CDS encoding alpha/beta hydrolase; this translates as MKCEKLELCEEWDKVFPKSDKVHHEKVTFVNRYGITLAADLYKPLDADGKLPAVACCGPFGAVKEQVSGLYAQTLAEYGFLTIAFDPSFTGESGGQPRFMASPDINTEDFQAAVDFLATNDDVDSERIGICGVCGWGGMALNAASIDTRIKATVTSTMYNMTRINAKGYYDADDNADARYEMKVALNNQRTEDYKNGEYARAGGVIKELTDDLPQFVVDYHNFYIKELGYHPRSPGSNDGWNVTGCMSFISQPIIAYSDEIRTPILMIHGEKAHSRYFSEDEFAKLTGDNKELMIIPDAVHTDLYYKTDVIPFDKIAEFYSQNL
- a CDS encoding ferredoxin family protein; this translates as MGLGSFFKRNKENKTEEVEDSHIDINTDDCDGCEKCSIACPNNVFIIVDEVSSVRDAQVCRRCRVCVAICPNDCITVN
- a CDS encoding LytS/YhcK type 5TM receptor domain-containing protein, translated to MNRINKLDNKIKAIFVILLILNVILWIALFTYSFNGNLKFTFSDLEGYATIASVLIIFGFISSRLPKLRALGDSALYEIAYLLIMGLLSLCISYFNSIANDFLLLEPFIDMFMILAIVLIIMILTTKLKWMRALILRDYSRRDQIICMVIFIILGVFSTVAIINYGNFSANVRTMTIMIAGMFGGPIVGIPTAIVAGTARLFVGGKTAVPCAISTYICGFLASAIYLWNGKRFLRTHQAAILMFLFVGVEMLIIFLMNFGTAGSKIVYVLYAPMAFAAVIGIILFRLVIAEARDDESDEDADPETEIKELKTSLKKYEERIQELEEKLNEGD